The proteins below come from a single Synechococcus sp. WH 8101 genomic window:
- a CDS encoding NAD(P)/FAD-dependent oxidoreductase, with product MAGEHFFLELEPPEERLRHAPHVVIVGGGFAGVRACKALAHADVRITLIDKRNFNLFQPLLYQVATGLVSRGDVATPLRQLVGSQRNVQVLLGEVTQIHPAGKQIVFNGKAYSYDHLVLATGSGSTFFGHEDWRTFAPPMKILEHAEEIRRRLLMALEQAEQTPDPQVRQFLQTVVIVGGGPTGCEMAGAVSELMRNAMRREFRQLNPDTTRIVLVDPGDRVLRAMPEMLSDAARKTLEGLGVEMLFKGRVQTMRPGEVTVGTPEGDRRLQAATVIWTAGVRPSHLGRKLAEEIECELDRGGRVVVEPDFSVKGHPEIRVVGDLCCYKHTKDGKPLPGMAGPATQAGGFVGKDIAAIVAGNNRPNFSWFDFGSMAVLDRVSAVADLRGFKFSGGIGWLLWAAAHLAFMPDRENRVSLLYKWLVAVVTQQRASMLLTGMPSQHMGLDAPDAPFPMKSGSGPSIASPDAALKAAIDYYSNHVSGLGDQAGEASADSAEDSTAAIK from the coding sequence ATGGCTGGTGAGCATTTCTTCCTGGAGCTGGAGCCCCCTGAGGAGCGGCTGCGCCATGCCCCCCACGTGGTGATCGTGGGAGGTGGTTTCGCCGGGGTCCGCGCTTGCAAGGCCCTGGCCCATGCCGATGTCCGCATCACCCTGATCGACAAACGCAACTTCAACCTGTTCCAGCCCTTGCTCTATCAAGTGGCCACCGGACTGGTCTCCCGCGGTGATGTCGCCACGCCCCTGCGCCAGCTGGTGGGGAGTCAGCGCAATGTGCAGGTGCTGCTCGGCGAGGTGACCCAGATCCACCCGGCCGGGAAACAGATCGTCTTCAACGGCAAGGCCTACAGCTACGACCACTTGGTACTGGCGACTGGCTCAGGCAGCACCTTCTTCGGCCATGAAGACTGGCGCACCTTCGCGCCGCCGATGAAGATCCTCGAGCACGCTGAGGAAATCCGCCGCCGACTGCTGATGGCGCTGGAACAGGCGGAACAGACTCCCGATCCCCAGGTGCGTCAGTTCCTGCAGACCGTGGTGATCGTGGGTGGCGGTCCCACCGGCTGCGAAATGGCCGGCGCCGTGTCGGAACTGATGCGCAACGCCATGCGTCGGGAGTTTCGGCAATTGAACCCCGACACCACGCGGATCGTGCTGGTGGATCCCGGGGATCGGGTGCTCCGGGCGATGCCGGAGATGCTCTCGGATGCAGCCCGCAAAACCCTGGAAGGCCTCGGGGTGGAAATGCTCTTCAAGGGACGCGTTCAGACCATGCGTCCAGGGGAGGTCACGGTTGGCACACCGGAAGGTGATCGTCGCCTGCAGGCGGCCACGGTGATCTGGACCGCCGGCGTGCGCCCCTCCCACCTCGGGCGCAAGTTGGCAGAGGAAATCGAGTGTGAGCTCGATCGTGGCGGCCGTGTGGTGGTGGAGCCCGATTTCTCCGTGAAAGGGCATCCGGAGATCCGGGTGGTCGGTGATCTCTGCTGCTACAAGCACACCAAAGACGGCAAGCCACTGCCTGGAATGGCAGGGCCCGCCACCCAAGCCGGCGGTTTCGTCGGCAAAGACATCGCCGCGATCGTGGCCGGAAATAACCGACCCAACTTCAGCTGGTTTGACTTCGGCAGCATGGCCGTGCTCGATCGGGTCTCAGCCGTGGCCGACCTGCGCGGCTTCAAATTCTCCGGCGGCATCGGCTGGCTGCTCTGGGCTGCTGCCCACCTCGCCTTCATGCCGGATCGAGAAAACCGGGTGTCGCTTCTCTACAAGTGGCTGGTGGCTGTGGTGACCCAGCAGCGAGCCTCCATGCTGCTCACCGGCATGCCGAGCCAGCACATGGGCCTGGATGCACCGGACGCGCCCTTCCCGATGAAGAGCGGCAGTGGCCCCTCGATCGCCTCCCCCGATGCCGCCCTCAAAGCAGCGATCGACTACTACTCCAATCACGTGTCCGGCCTGGGGGATCAAGCCGGCGAAGCCAGCGCTGATTCGGCTGAAGACTCCACCGCCGCCATCAAATAG
- a CDS encoding creatininase family protein, with translation MTSPLPGPVTNTDAIRLDLQTWPDVEAYLEQCKGVILPLGSTEQHGPTGAIGTDALTAEAVALELGQRSGVFVTPTQAFGMAEHHLGFAGTMSLQPSTLLSVLHDLVLSLASHGFERIFVVNGHGGNIATAKAAFAQAYGTAASRGLAVAPRLRCKLANWFMAGPVMRRARELYGEREGQHATPSEIALTLHLHNCLQSKQRPLPEPAACGPIHGPVDFRARYPDGRMGSDPFLATPDHGAELLDAAATALREDLETFLNAA, from the coding sequence ATGACATCACCCCTGCCCGGTCCCGTCACCAACACTGACGCCATCCGCCTCGATCTTCAGACCTGGCCCGACGTGGAGGCCTACCTGGAGCAGTGCAAAGGCGTGATCCTTCCCTTGGGATCCACCGAACAGCACGGCCCCACCGGAGCGATCGGCACCGACGCCCTAACCGCCGAAGCGGTGGCTCTAGAACTGGGCCAACGCAGCGGTGTATTCGTGACGCCGACCCAGGCCTTTGGCATGGCCGAACATCACCTGGGCTTTGCCGGCACCATGAGCCTGCAGCCGAGCACGCTCCTCAGCGTGTTGCACGATCTGGTGCTGTCGCTGGCCAGCCATGGCTTCGAGCGAATCTTTGTGGTGAATGGGCACGGCGGCAACATCGCCACGGCCAAGGCTGCCTTCGCCCAGGCCTACGGCACGGCTGCGAGCCGCGGCCTCGCGGTGGCGCCACGCTTGCGCTGCAAACTGGCCAACTGGTTCATGGCCGGGCCAGTGATGCGTCGGGCACGGGAGCTCTACGGCGAACGGGAGGGCCAGCACGCCACCCCGAGCGAGATTGCCCTCACCCTGCATCTGCACAACTGCCTGCAGAGCAAGCAGCGCCCCCTGCCGGAGCCAGCTGCCTGCGGGCCCATCCATGGTCCGGTGGATTTCCGTGCGCGTTACCCCGATGGCCGCATGGGATCCGATCCCTTCCTGGCCACGCCAGACCATGGCGCTGAACTGCTCGACGCGGCCGCCACCGCCCTGCGCGAAGATCTGGAGACTTTCCTCAACGCCGCATGA
- a CDS encoding aspartate carbamoyltransferase catalytic subunit has protein sequence MSAWTHRHILDLAAFSREDFAAVLELAHRFRALPVTGARKLPALQGRLVATLFFEPSTRTRSSFELAARRLSADVSSFSPGSSSLSKGESLLDTARTYVAMGADVLVVRHQCTSVPQQLAEALEAAGERTVVLNGGDGLHSHPSQGLLDLYTLAQVFDPLHPLPEALRGKRILIVGDILHSRVARSNLWALTACGAEVVLCGPPSLVPPQFAAFVEAPPPGQSGDPVPQRGRISVIHDLDAALPGVDAVMTLRLQKERMRQHLLTDLDRYHRAYGLSHARLERCGKQVPVLHPGPVNRGVEMTGALLDDRRCCLVEEQVRNGVPIRMALLYLMAAVESSAESALASPA, from the coding sequence ATGAGCGCCTGGACCCATCGCCACATCCTCGATCTCGCCGCCTTCTCGCGGGAGGATTTCGCTGCTGTGCTCGAGTTGGCGCATCGTTTCCGGGCCCTGCCTGTGACCGGTGCCCGCAAGCTGCCCGCGCTTCAGGGTCGCTTGGTGGCCACCCTCTTTTTTGAGCCCAGCACCCGCACGCGCAGCAGCTTCGAGCTGGCGGCCAGGCGTCTTTCTGCCGATGTCTCGAGTTTTTCGCCAGGCAGCAGTTCTCTGAGTAAGGGTGAATCGCTGCTCGACACCGCCCGCACCTACGTGGCCATGGGCGCGGATGTGCTCGTGGTGCGCCATCAGTGCACCAGTGTTCCCCAGCAGCTGGCGGAGGCTTTGGAGGCGGCCGGTGAGCGCACCGTGGTGCTCAACGGTGGCGATGGACTCCACAGCCATCCCAGCCAGGGACTGCTGGATCTCTACACCCTGGCCCAGGTTTTCGATCCTCTGCACCCTTTGCCCGAGGCCTTGCGGGGCAAGCGGATTCTGATCGTGGGCGACATCCTCCATTCCCGGGTGGCCCGCTCCAATCTTTGGGCTCTGACAGCCTGCGGCGCGGAGGTGGTGCTTTGCGGCCCTCCGAGCCTGGTGCCGCCTCAGTTCGCCGCCTTCGTGGAGGCGCCCCCTCCAGGGCAATCTGGGGATCCGGTGCCGCAGCGGGGCCGGATCAGCGTGATCCATGACCTCGATGCCGCCCTGCCCGGGGTCGACGCCGTGATGACGCTGCGCTTGCAGAAGGAGCGCATGCGCCAGCACCTGCTGACGGATCTCGACCGTTATCACCGCGCCTATGGGCTGAGCCATGCCCGTTTGGAACGCTGCGGCAAACAGGTGCCGGTGCTCCACCCTGGGCCGGTGAATCGGGGTGTGGAGATGACCGGGGCCCTGCTTGATGATCGGCGTTGCTGCCTGGTGGAGGAGCAGGTGCGGAATGGCGTGCCGATCCGCATGGCCCTGCTCTATTTGATGGCGGCGGTGGAGTCTTCAGCCGAATCAGCGCTGGCTTCGCCGGCTTGA
- a CDS encoding DNA-3-methyladenine glycosylase: MSIACSALPRSFFARPAQLVAPDLIGCRLVKRQPDGELLWGVIVETEAYSQEEPACHGYRRRSPSNETLFGEPGRFYVYVSYGIHHCVNVVTDRADWANGVLLRAVALPGEPERVAAGPGLLARRFGIDRAHDSWSVCGENGFWLAPRPSVLGQPELVSTTRIGIAQGQDWPWRWYLKASRSVSRRASGDRMPTKAKAWSPEGTSAV, encoded by the coding sequence CTGTCCATCGCTTGCTCAGCCCTCCCCCGCAGCTTCTTCGCCCGCCCCGCCCAGCTGGTCGCCCCCGACCTGATCGGCTGCCGGCTGGTGAAACGCCAACCCGATGGCGAGCTGCTCTGGGGGGTGATTGTGGAAACGGAGGCGTATTCCCAGGAGGAGCCCGCCTGCCACGGCTATCGCCGCCGCTCCCCCAGCAACGAAACGCTCTTTGGTGAGCCTGGGCGGTTTTATGTGTATGTGAGCTATGGCATTCACCACTGCGTGAACGTGGTGACCGATCGCGCTGATTGGGCCAATGGGGTGCTGCTGCGGGCTGTGGCGCTTCCAGGCGAGCCAGAGCGGGTGGCGGCCGGGCCAGGGCTGCTGGCTCGTCGCTTTGGCATCGACCGAGCTCATGACAGCTGGTCCGTCTGTGGTGAGAATGGCTTTTGGTTGGCTCCCCGGCCTTCCGTTCTTGGTCAACCTGAGCTTGTGAGCACCACACGGATCGGCATTGCCCAAGGGCAAGATTGGCCCTGGCGCTGGTACCTCAAGGCCAGTCGGAGCGTCAGCCGGCGGGCGAGCGGCGATCGGATGCCAACGAAGGCAAAGGCCTGGAGCCCTGAGGGGACCAGCGCGGTATGA
- a CDS encoding queuosine precursor transporter, with protein MPVNATLQQRRDLCFLVLAGLFLGTLGMLNILGLTRFLELGHIGSWPIVVAVGALPYPITFLCTDLISELWGEQRAAQVVWVGLLLNGWVVLILWLGGLLPGLADAPEATFFEIQRLAFGSVGASMAAYLTAQFVDVRLFHFWKQRTNGQALWLRNNGSTLISQLVDTSAVVLISHYGAHVLPVRAGEPVLPQLGAFIASGYLFKALAALADTMPFIWLTGWLRQWLDVPRRGSEIGGDLDDEPRTGSVTSA; from the coding sequence ATGCCCGTCAACGCCACCCTCCAGCAACGCCGCGACCTCTGCTTCCTGGTGCTGGCAGGCCTGTTCCTCGGCACCCTCGGGATGCTCAACATTCTTGGCCTCACACGGTTTCTCGAACTCGGGCACATCGGCTCCTGGCCGATCGTGGTCGCCGTTGGCGCCCTTCCCTACCCGATCACGTTTCTCTGCACCGATCTGATCAGCGAACTGTGGGGAGAACAACGGGCTGCCCAGGTGGTGTGGGTGGGCTTATTGCTCAATGGCTGGGTGGTGCTGATCCTCTGGCTGGGAGGCCTCCTGCCAGGACTGGCCGATGCGCCGGAGGCAACCTTCTTTGAGATTCAACGCCTCGCCTTCGGCTCGGTGGGGGCCTCCATGGCGGCCTATCTCACGGCCCAGTTCGTGGATGTGCGCCTCTTCCATTTTTGGAAACAACGCACCAATGGCCAAGCGCTCTGGCTTCGCAACAACGGCTCGACGCTGATCAGCCAGCTGGTCGACACCAGTGCGGTCGTGCTGATCAGCCACTACGGCGCCCACGTGCTGCCCGTGCGCGCCGGCGAACCGGTGCTGCCTCAGCTCGGCGCGTTCATTGCCAGTGGCTATCTGTTTAAAGCCCTTGCCGCACTCGCCGACACCATGCCTTTCATCTGGCTCACCGGCTGGCTGCGCCAATGGCTGGACGTGCCCAGGCGTGGGAGCGAAATCGGCGGCGATCTCGATGACGAACCGCGCACGGGGAGCGTGACAAGCGCCTAA
- the gatC gene encoding Asp-tRNA(Asn)/Glu-tRNA(Gln) amidotransferase subunit GatC has protein sequence MSKITADDVRKVAQLARLELPEDTISTYTGQLERILDYVDQLQAVDTDGVPPTTRAVEVINATRDDRVVATDVREELLDQAPQREGDFFRVPKILAD, from the coding sequence ATGAGCAAGATCACGGCTGACGACGTGCGCAAGGTGGCGCAGCTGGCGCGTCTCGAACTGCCTGAAGACACGATCTCCACCTACACCGGCCAGCTGGAGCGCATCCTCGATTACGTCGACCAGCTGCAGGCCGTGGACACCGATGGTGTTCCCCCCACCACCCGCGCCGTGGAGGTGATCAATGCCACCCGCGATGATCGCGTTGTGGCCACTGACGTGCGCGAAGAATTGCTGGATCAGGCGCCGCAGCGGGAGGGGGATTTCTTCCGGGTGCCGAAGATCCTGGCGGATTGA
- the crtR gene encoding beta-carotene hydroxylase → MTQASVQAMASSGDTPPQAVAPRRSVPREFLDPPGAWNPTVALFLGGYGLAALTVWGWFVGGWPLPLLLITGFLALHLEGTVVHDACHKAAHPVPWINQAMGHGSALLLGFSFPVFTRVHLQHHSHVNDPKNDPDHIVSTFGPLWLIAPRFFYHEVFFFQRKLWKRWELMQWGLERAVFFTIIVAAVRFGFLPFIFNCWFAPALMVGVTLGLFFDYLPHRPFLSRNRWLNARVYPGRTMNWLIMGQNYHLVHHLWPSIPWFEYKPAYEATKPLLDAKGSPQRLGLFETRHDLVNFLYDIFLGVRSHKPHGSKMRPLARVMPSRRMRRGWLNLLQRTAVTPSRRGS, encoded by the coding sequence ATGACACAGGCTTCCGTTCAGGCCATGGCGTCGTCCGGCGACACGCCCCCGCAGGCCGTCGCACCACGGCGGTCCGTGCCGAGGGAATTCCTGGATCCTCCTGGGGCCTGGAATCCCACCGTGGCGCTCTTCCTTGGCGGTTACGGCTTGGCTGCCCTCACGGTGTGGGGATGGTTTGTGGGGGGCTGGCCTCTGCCCTTGCTGCTGATCACCGGGTTTCTTGCTTTGCATCTGGAAGGCACGGTCGTGCACGACGCCTGCCATAAGGCGGCCCATCCGGTGCCCTGGATCAACCAGGCGATGGGCCATGGCTCAGCCCTGCTGCTGGGATTCAGCTTTCCCGTGTTCACCCGCGTGCATCTCCAGCACCACTCCCATGTGAACGATCCGAAGAACGACCCGGACCACATCGTGAGCACCTTTGGCCCGCTCTGGTTGATTGCACCGCGTTTCTTCTATCACGAGGTGTTTTTCTTTCAGCGCAAGCTCTGGAAGCGCTGGGAATTAATGCAATGGGGCTTGGAGCGTGCCGTGTTTTTCACGATCATCGTGGCGGCGGTGCGCTTTGGCTTCCTGCCTTTCATCTTCAATTGCTGGTTTGCCCCTGCCCTGATGGTGGGTGTCACGTTGGGGTTGTTTTTTGATTACCTGCCCCACCGCCCCTTTCTGTCGCGCAACCGCTGGTTGAACGCTCGCGTGTATCCGGGGCGAACGATGAACTGGCTGATCATGGGCCAGAACTATCACCTGGTGCATCACCTCTGGCCCTCGATCCCCTGGTTTGAATACAAGCCGGCCTATGAAGCCACCAAGCCGTTGCTGGATGCCAAAGGTTCTCCCCAGCGTCTGGGCCTGTTTGAGACCCGTCACGATCTGGTGAATTTCCTTTATGACATCTTTCTTGGAGTGCGCAGCCACAAGCCCCATGGCAGCAAGATGCGACCTCTGGCCCGGGTGATGCCGAGCCGTCGCATGCGACGTGGGTGGTTGAACTTGTTGCAACGCACGGCTGTGACGCCGTCCCGTCGGGGCTCCTGA